CCCGCGACGAGCAGGTCGCCGCGCTGCGCGAGGCCCGCGAGGAGCTGAAGAAGCTGCGCACGAAGGCCTGATCCTTCCCCGCACGCCAGAGGGGCCCCGCCCGGACCGCACGGTCCGGACGGGGCCCCTCTGCCGTGGGGCTGACGCCCTCAGAGGTCGATCTCTGTGGGGTGCAGCACGCGGCGCAGGAAGTCCTGGGTGCGCGGCTGCTGTGGGTCGGCGATAAGCGCGGCCGCGGGGCCGGTCTCCACCACCACGCCGGCGTCCATGAACACCACGCGGTCGGCCACCTCGCGGGCGAAGCCCATCTCGTGCGTCACCACGAGCATGGTCATGCCGTCGCGGGCGAGCTGGCGCATGATCGCGAGCACCTCGCCCACCGTCTCGGGGTCCAGGGCCGAGGTGGGCTCGTCGAAGAGCATCAGCTGCGGGTCCATGGCCAGCGCGCGGGCGATGGCCACGCGCTGCTGCTGGCCGCCCGAGAGCTGGTCCGGGAAGCGGTCCTCG
The sequence above is a segment of the Micrococcus endophyticus genome. Coding sequences within it:
- a CDS encoding amino acid ABC transporter ATP-binding protein; this encodes EDRFPDQLSGGQQQRVAIARALAMDPQLMLFDEPTSALDPETVGEVLAIMRQLARDGMTMLVVTHEMGFAREVADRVVFMDAGVVVETGPAAALIADPQQPRTQDFLRRVLHPTEIDL